DNA sequence from the Alteribacter lacisalsi genome:
AGGCGGTGCCGCAATCCATTTACACTGAGAATAACGATTCATCAAGTGCACAAGGAGATTCTGACACCGCAGCAGTTTTATTGCTCTTCTTCAACTTCCGGCTTTTCTGCCTTTTCAATCTTGTACTCCCTAAAAATAGGAATTTCGGAAAGATTATCGGGAATTTTACCTTTTTCAAGTAGAATAATTTTCACTGTATTTTTGTTTCTTGCCATATGGTACTTTTCGCCATATTCATTTTCCTGGGCATACCGCTTCAGGCTCTGATAGTCTTCTTCCTGAATGGAAATCGGTTCGGTGTCTTCTTCTGCATCTTCTTCCTGAGTAAATCCTACATCAAATTCAACGATTTGAATTTTATCATTTTTAATGTTGCGTGTCTGTTCCAGTACCGCTTTGGCACCTTCGGTTAAATCAGACCATTCCATATCGGATCTCTCCTTTTCAATTTGTCTGGCATTCCTTCTTACGCCATCCAGGTCTCTCCCCTTCTGGTGAAATTATGTAGAAATCCAATGTGCTGTGCGGCTGCAGCCGTTCCCTGAAATCTTTTCTGGCTATGCATCGGACAGTCTCTTTTCATGTTAGCATTTCCAAGACGTAATTATACCATCAGAAGCGAATAAAATCATTAACTATCCCTGTTTTACCGAAAACAGGCTTTTTGCTTCTAAGCAAATCACAAAGCGGAAAAAATCCCCACAGACTCATTCGTGATGAAAAGAGAAGTATAGATCGGTTCGATTAACCTGCTCTGCATTATATTTGTTCGGATCCCTGTCTCAAAAAAAACACTTCTGTGCCCCAGCTCCTGATTCTTTAAAAAACAAGGCTCTGTTAAAGTCAGTTGTTGATTTTCTCTCACTGCGCTCCCTTTCCGCGGGCGCCACTGCAGCCTCCTCGGGAAAATCGCCCTGCGTGGTCTTCTGCCGGTGCTCTCCCCGCAGAAGTGTCGCTCATTCGCTCCAATCAACTTTATTAAATCAAAATTAAGCATTAACAGAGCCAAAAACAAAAAAAGCAGGAGGTTCTCCCCCTGCTTTCGTGCTCTTAGTTTGACTGATAGCCGACCATTATATTATCGGCCCCAAGTTCCTCATAGGCAAGTCTCTTAATCTGGACGGCTTCTTCTTTTGAAAGCCCTTCCGCTTTTACATAAATTCTGACCTGTCCGTCTTCAGTAATGACAAGTGCATCTTCATAGCCCTTTGCTTTAATCAGAGTTTCCAGTAGTTCTTCTTTCTGTGCCATGGCCTGGAGGGCTTCCCGGCCGTCAAATGCCTGGCTTTGTACATCCGCACTGGCTTCTGCTGACGCAATGACATCGGCATATTCTTCATTGGCCTTCCCACGGGCATCCTGACGCTGCAGCCTGATCATTTCAAACATTTCATCTGCACTCATCGTTGCATACTGTGAAGTTTCCGCTGAAGCCGTAGTATCTTCGATCTCGACAAATGTAACACTGTCATCGTTTTGAAGCTGTGCTTCAAGATCCTCGCCTTCCACCGCTTCTGTAACGCCGTTTTGATCCTGATTATCTTCAGGCAGACCTGCGAAATCCTGATTGTTAATGTTGATGTAATAGACCGACAGGACAATAATCAGACTAAGCATAGTCAAGAGCCAAACTGTTTGACGTTTCAATACCATTTACGATTCCCCCTCATTTTTTTTCGGCATCACTGACACTCTGTGTGTGGGTACATCAAGCACCCGGCTGACCGCCTCTACTACAGAGGTTTTTATTTGAATGTTGTCTACCCCTTTGGCTACAACCAGGACACCTCTTACATCCGGTTTTTCCACCCGCTGTAGCAGCGGTTCTTCCTTGTCCCCGCTTCTGATAATCACAACCTGCTCATCCTTTGTTGTGTCATGCACCTGCCGCTTACCACCTTCACGATCCGTTTCATCAGTCAGCTGTTCTTTTGAATTAACATTTGTCTGATATACTTGTTTTTCCGTTTCTGCCAAATTGACGACAACCGTTACGTCGGAAACACCAATCATCTGCTCCAGCGCTTTTTTCAGCTGGGACTCATAAATCGACTCATACTCCCCCATAGTCAGGGGGCCGTCGGAATTCCCTGATTTAAAGACCGGTTCAGCTTCCGGTTCCGGCTCACTGGTGCCGCTCTCATCAACTCCTGCTGCAGGAAGCAGCACCTGTTCATCACCTCCTGAAGTAACCACGTTACTTACAATCATGAAGAAAAGCCCGAGGAAAAGGAGAAGAAGTAAATATTTTAGATTTACTTTTTTCCATTTGCCTGTTTCTTTATATTGGTCAAGCCAGGACCGATTCTTTTTTTCCTCAGTCATGCGATCCTCCTCCTTTCATTTCCAGTTCAATTAACGTCTCTGGTATATTCCAGGTTTCTGCCAGGAAAGCTCTTATCTCTTCACTGCCGGTTATGCCAGATGAATGTGAGTCTTCGATGGGTTCTTCCTCCCCTGTCAGGATGACAACCGCCTCCACAGGGACGATCAGGTTGTCCGGATCTTCATCTCCCTCAGGGTTTGGGTGTGGTTCAGCCAGAGTAATACGTACAGCTCCGACACCTTCAAGAACCTCTTCTCCCTCGGTATACTCATTCATCTCCACTTCTATGGATGCCGGCACCACTCCAAACTTTTTTTCAAGATCGTCTGACACTTGTCTTGTTAATAGGACAGCCATGTATTCAGAAATATATGCGCGTGTCCCATCATCTATATCTATTTTCTTTTGCTGAAGAGAAGTTTCATGACTTCCGTAATCGTCATCCACCCATTCGGCCATTGCATGGAACCATTCTTCCGGATCGGAATGGAAAACCGATAGAATAGGCTGAATCATAACCATCAGGACCATCAGCCCCACCACAAGTTTGACATACCGCTGCAGGCTTGAGTTTGGAAGAAGAAGCTCCAGTATCGCCGCGAACAGGACAAGCATAATGATGTTGGCTACCCACTCTGTTACAAACGCCATAAAACTCCTCCTTCCTTCTGCAGACTGAAATTTAGTTTAACCTGCCTTCACCGCATCATGAGAGACAGGTTTCCTGAAATAATCATGATCGTAATGGATAGAAAAAACATCAGACAAACCGCTGAGAGGGCGGCAAATACATACAAAACGGATTTTCCTATAATGGAAAGTGAAGCGATGATCGGGCCCCCGCCAAGCGGCTGAAGGACAGCAGCGGCAAATGAATAGATCAGAGCCAGGGAAAGGACTTTCAGTGCTGGAAAAATACAGATCAGAAGTAACAGCACCAGGCCGGCAACACCAACTGTATTTTTAATGAGAACCGAGGCTCCCATCACTGTATCGGCGGCATCAGTAAACATCCTCCCTACGACCGGAACAAAATTTCCCGTTACAAATTTAGCGGTTTTTATGGCAATTCCGTCTGCTACAGCCGCCGTTGCCCCCTGCACACTGATGACACCGAGAAAAATAGTGAGAAAAATCCCCAGTCCCCCGGCAGCGATATTGCGGAGCAGATCGGCAAGCTTGGTCACTTTATAATGATCTGTCATGGTGCTGACGATGCTTAACAGCGCACTCATAAACAGAAGGGGCAGCACAAAGTACTGAACAAAAAGTCCGCTTGTATGGACAAGAAAGACGATCATCGGGTGGAAGAGAGCAACCGACGTCACACTGCCTGTACTCGCCATCAGCACGAGCAGGAGCGGCAGCAGCGAAATCATAAAGTTGGACATCGCCTCGATGGTCTGCTGGGTAAACTGAATCGCTACATGAAAGCTGTTTAAGGCAATAATCAGAAGCACCATGTACGTGATCGCGTAAGCTACTTTACTGATGGAATGCTTCTCAAACGCCTGCTGGAGCTGGGAAAGAATCATACTGAAGATAGCAAGAAGAATCAGCGTACCAAGCAGCTTTCCGTTTACAATGATTTCGTGAAAGAGAAATTTCAAAAAGCCGAACAGCCACTCTTTAATTGAGAAAGGCTTGTCTGACTGAATAAATTCAAGGAGTGACCCCTTATAGCTTTCCGGGAGAAAACCACCGTAGTTCTGCAGTACATCATCCCAGTAGCCTCTGATGTCATCAATGCCCAGTTGTTCAAGCTGCTGCTCCATAAATTCTTCCTGATCCATTACAGAACTGTTTTCTTCTTCCGCCGCTGCAGCAGAGGGAAGAAGAACTGAAAGTATAAAAATAAAAAACAGGACAGAAGCGGCGCGCTTTTTCCACCGAATCTCCATTCTTCCCCTCCTCTTTTACGCAGGTAGCAGTCCGATCACCGTTTCAATAATGACGGAAATAATTGGAATGGCCATAATCATGATCAGCACTTTTCCCGCAAGCTCAATTTTCGAAGCCATCGCACCCTGCCCTGCGTCCTTGGCGATTTGGGCTCCGAATTCCGCAATATAGGCGATACCGATAATCTTAAGGATCGTCTGGACATAAACCATATTAATGCTCGCGTTTTCTGCAAGTTCCTCAAGCATCGTTATGATGGTACTGATCTTTCCGGCAAGAAAGATAAAAATCAGTATTCCTGTAAAAACCGTAAGCAGAAAGGCAAATACCGGTTTGTGCTCCTTTACTACAAGAGCAAGAAAGGTGGCGATCAGCCCAAGGCCTACAATCTGAATAATTTCAATCTTAACCGCCCCCTAACCCTGGAAGAGGAAGACACTGCGAATCGTCTGGAACAGGTCATCTACTACGGAGGCAACCAGGAACAGGACGACCACAAAAGCAATCAGCGTTACCCACTGAGCCATATCCTCCTTGCCCATCTGTTTAAGGACGGTATGCATCATAGCCACTACAATTCCGACCCCGGCTATCTGAAAAATCAAGCTGATGTCATAACTCATCTTCTATCCCCTCTCTCCCGGCTAAATCATAATCAGCGCGAGCAGAATCCCGCACAGAAAACCGAGACTTTTGTACATGGATTCGTGTTTCTTCTGATTCTCTCTCGCATCATTTTCCTGCTGCTCCAAATAAACCAGGGCCAGCCTGAGGTGTTTGCGCTGGTTGTCGAGATCCTGCCTGCCGAGTGTGCGGCCAAACTGAGCCAGCACATCCCACTCACCCTGTTTGAACTCCAGGAGACGCTTTACTTTGGCAAGTGTGTCAGCCCACACCTCAGGAGCGAGTTTATCCTCTTTGTTCAGGTCGTCGGCAAATGTTCTGAAAAGGGTTCCTACAGGCTCTCTAACCTGGGAAGCTACGCGCCTGCATGCTTCTTCAAGAGGAGTCAGGCCGTACACCATTTCGGTTTCCAGGGCCTCCAGTGCGACCCGGATATCTTTAAGCTGCTTTGTTCGAAGCCGAAGTCGCCGCGCCCATTCCCACCCGATCGCCGTTGATGCTAAAACAATGAATACAATCCCTATCAGTTTCATTTCATTCTCACCTTCAGTTCCCTGGGGTCGGCCGGACGTTTCTGTTGAATGCTTCCCCGGTCTGTGCGGCTGAATTTCGTCAATTCGATATATTGTACAAATGCTTTTTGTTCAAAAAGAGCGCGGAGCGTCGGCCTGCCTTTTACATCCTGTACATCGCTCCCGTGAACAGATGCAATCACCGTGACACCTGCGTGGACGGCTTCCATAACAGCTTCAGCATCTTCCGGACGCCCAAGTTCATCTACAACAATAATGTCCGGGCTCATAGACCTGATAAGCATCATCATTCCTTCTGCTTTTGGACACCGGTCCAGTATATCCACACGATTGCCGAATTCATGCTGCGGCACGCCCATGACACACCCTGCAAGTTCTGATCGTTCATCAACGATGCCGACCGTCTGCGGGGCAAGGTTTCGTTCCGGCAGCCCCTGACTTGCAATTCTGGCGATGTCACGCAGGAGTGTTGTTTTTCCAGTTTTTGGAGGACCTGTGATAAGGGTGTGAACCCAGCTTCCATTTACAGCAAGTCTACCCAGATAAGGGAGAGCTGCCCCTTTGGACTGCCTGGCAATCCGGATATTGAATGAACCTATATCCCTGATTCCTTTGACCATGCCTTTTTCTGTCACGACTCTGCCTGCCAGGCCTACCCGGTGGCCGCCCGGGATCGTAATATAGCCACGTTTAAGCTCCTCTTCAAGTCGGTATACGGAGTGCCCGCTCAAATAACTCATAACAAAAGCACCGTCTTCGGCAGTCACCACGTATGGACATGTGGAACCGTAAGGGAGCAGCCAGGACCCCTCAGCCGTAAGAATTTCAAGCGGCCGACCAATCCGGATCCGAATTTCCTCAATTTTCTTTCGCACTTGTTCAGGTATCGCCGTTACAAGATCTTTAAGCGTTCCCGGAAGAACATCAAAAACTTCCTTCACGTTTTCACCCCACTATGGACAGACACAGGTTGTACTACTTCAAGATTTATGCCCGTTTTTGACGGATATGCGGAATCAGCCTAACTTTTCACACCGATTAGAATAAGGAGAACACCGGTAAAAATCACGGCGATTTTCCAGAATGACAGACTGTCTGCCAGTGCGTATACACCTATGGTTACGCTCAGAATCAATACGGCAGGTCCGACAACTGCAAGAATGGCGTTAAGCACAAGGGCTTTTTCTACACTGTTAAATTTCATGATCAGCGCTGCCACTGTCAGTTCGGTAAGACCTGAAAATACTCTGAGAAGCACCATGACAACTACAGCTGTTTCAAGGCCTGTGATCCAGCCTTTCATTCCATCACCTCGCAATCTGTCCACCTTTACTCATACTTATGAGGCCTGTCTCCGAAAGAGAACCGGCAGAGGGAGAGAAGACTGGCGGGGATGGTTCGGTTGTAATAAGACATTGTCGGGTTGCTGAACCGTCTACTTTACAGAAATTAAATTATGTAAACAAAATATCGGACTTATTGATCAAAAGGATCTGTTAAATTCTCATGTTGATTTTTCTATCGTTGATTGAAGCGAACGCGCGACACTCCTGCGTGAACAGCGCCGGCTGAAGACCCCGCAGGGCGCTCTTCCCGAGGAGGCTGAAGCGGTGCCCGCGGAAAGGGAGGGCAGTGTGCGGAAATCAACAACAGACTTTAACAGAGCCAACCATAAAAAAAACGCCCCGGGGCTCCCCATAATGGGAACCTGCCGGAGCGGTCTCTAATCATTAAATTACGCACGTGATACGTATTTTCCTTCTCTGGTGTCAATAACAAGAACGTCACCCTGGTTAATAAAGAACGGCACCTGAACGGTAAGGCCCGTTTCAAGAGTAGCAGGCTTTGTCCCGCCTGAGGCTGTGTCCCCTTTAATACCGGGTTCGGTTTCCGTTACTTCAAGCTCGACACTTAACGGAACGTCAACGCCGATGGTTTCACCCTGATAGATCATGATCTGAACTTCCATGTTCTCTTTAAGATAATTCAACTGATTCTTGATCCGTTCTTCGGGAAGTTCAAGCTGCTCATAAGACGAGGTATCCATGAACGTATGCGTTCCTGCGCTGGCATACAGATACTGCATTTTGTGGTTTTCCATATGGGCTTTGCCTACTTTTTCGCCTGCGCGGAACGTGCGCTCCTGAATGCTGCCGTTACGCAGATTTCTAAGTTTGGAACGAACAAAAGCCGCTCCTTTTCCCGGTTTAACATGCTGAAAATCAATAACCTGCCAGATTCCGTTGTCTACCTCAATTGTAAGACCAGTTTTAAAGTCGTTTACTGAAATCATCTTTATTTCCTCCCAATTTTTCGTACAGCATGTCTGCCGTTATCGAAATTTATTCTCCCAGAACGAGCAGTTCCTTAGTGGACTTGGACAGACATTCGTTGCCGTTATCTGTTACTACAGCATCGTCTTCAATTCTCGTGCCGCCGGTACCGGCCACATAAATCCCAGGTTCCACAGTAACAACCATACCCGGTTTAAGAACAAGATCGGATTTAAAGGACAGTCCCGGTCCTTCGTGAACCTCCATCCCCATACCATGCCCCGTTGAGTGTCCAAAGTACTCACCGTAGCCCTGTTCTTTAATGTAATCACGTGTAAGTGCATCTGCCTGAATACCGGTAATTCCGGCTTTCAGACCTTCCATCCCCTTAAGCTGCGCCTGCAGCACGGTATCGTAGATCTTCTTCAGTTCATCACTGACTTCTCCTACTGCAACCGTCCGGGTAATATCCGAGCAGTATCCTTTGTAATAAGCCCCGAAATCCAGGGTAACAAGCTCCCCGCGCTCAATCTTCTTTTCGCTCGCTACACCGTGCGGCAGAGCAGAACGATAGCCGGAAGCTACGATAATATCAAAAGATGAAGAAACCGCTCCGCGCTTTCTCATAAAGAATTCCAGTTCATTGGAGACATCAATCTCCCTGACACCAGGCCGGATGTAGCTTTGAATGTGAGAGAATGCCGCATCGGCAATTTCCACAGCTTCACGGATTGTCTGAAGTTCGTTTTCATCTTTAATCATCCGAAGTTTTTCAACCATGCCGCTTACCGGCACCAGTTCGCCATTAATGACGTTATTGTATGTATCAAATGTGCCGTAAGTCATATGATCTTTTTCAAAGCCGAGCCGCTTAATTCCAAGTGCCTCAGCCTGGGCTGCGACCTCTTCATGTAGCGGTTTTGTATGCTGGACTACATGGAAGCCTTCCGCCTGCTCCCCCGCCTGTTCCACGTATCTGAAATCAGTAATAAAGACCGCTCCTGCATCTGAAATAACCGCAGCTCCTGCAGAACCTGTGAAACCGGTCATGTAGCGCCGGTTTGTCGGGCTCATAATGAGAATACCGTCAATTTCCTTTTCAGCAAATACTGCTCTCAGTTTTTCAAGTCTGGACATCCGGATCTCCTCCTTTAAAATAGTGAAGCGCCAGTTTGTAGCCTTCAAACCCGAATCCGGTAATCTGGCCTGCACAAACGGCTGCCGTCACTGATACATGCCTGAATGGCTCTCTCTGATGAACATTTGAAATATGCACTTCTACAGCAGGTACCCTGACAGCGGCAATCGCATCCCTGATCGCATAGCTGTAGTGGGTAAAAGCACCAGGATTAATCACAATTCCCTCAGCTTTTTGATCCGCCTCATGAATCCAGTCAATCAGATCTCCTTCATGATTGGACTGCTTTGCAACAAGATCAATTCCGTATTCACCCGCAAAAGCAGCAAGTTCCTTTTCAAGGTCTGAAAGCGTTTTCGCGCCGTAGACATCAGGCTCTCTCATTCCAAGACGGTTCATGTTCGGTCCGTTAAGCAGATAGATTTTCATCTCGTCATCACACCTGTCGGAAATGGTAAAAAAATAGAATGCTCCACGGAACATTCTACCACAGCTCTTCAGCTTTGAATAGATTCACCCTCAGCCCGAAGCCGTTCATCGTACTCATACGCAACCGAATATCCGATGAATGCGCCGTAAAGCACATACAGACACAGCGTCGTAATCAGGGTATTTACATCCATTCTGGTCAAGGGGTCCACACCGGGAAACATAGGATTGAACGCTCCGAAAACAATCGCCCAGAGAACAAAGCCGAAAACTGCCCCCGGCCACATTTTATTGATTTTCACAAAAACGATTCTGTAGATAAAAGCAACACCGATGGAAATAATCCCAATGGCCAGAATACCAATCAACTGACCAAGCCAGCCATTTTTCCAGTCCGGAAGCGCCCAGGGAAGCAGGATCATCGATGGCCCCACCCTGGTAAAACTGAATACATAGGCCACATATGCGAGCGCGCTCCAGAATACTCCCCCAAAAAAACCGATCACAGCCACTGTTGCGTGATAGGAGAGGGCTTCTTCAGTATTGTTCTGTTCTTGCTTTCCGTTACTCACCTTCATCACCTCGCTTGGTATTATGTCCCATATGCGCTGTTTTAACGCGTTTTTCCTGGTAAATGTGTGTAGAAGCCACGGGCCGGGGGAATAGTATTGCAGGATCGATTCTTTTGTCGAATGCTTACCTCTCCTGTGTGATTGGAGGTATTTCCTTTTATCATGTAGAATAGGTAAAAA
Encoded proteins:
- a CDS encoding SpoIIIAH-like family protein, translating into MVLKRQTVWLLTMLSLIIVLSVYYININNQDFAGLPEDNQDQNGVTEAVEGEDLEAQLQNDDSVTFVEIEDTTASAETSQYATMSADEMFEMIRLQRQDARGKANEEYADVIASAEASADVQSQAFDGREALQAMAQKEELLETLIKAKGYEDALVITEDGQVRIYVKAEGLSKEEAVQIKRLAYEELGADNIMVGYQSN
- the spoIIIAG gene encoding stage III sporulation protein AG; translation: MTEEKKNRSWLDQYKETGKWKKVNLKYLLLLLFLGLFFMIVSNVVTSGGDEQVLLPAAGVDESGTSEPEPEAEPVFKSGNSDGPLTMGEYESIYESQLKKALEQMIGVSDVTVVVNLAETEKQVYQTNVNSKEQLTDETDREGGKRQVHDTTKDEQVVIIRSGDKEEPLLQRVEKPDVRGVLVVAKGVDNIQIKTSVVEAVSRVLDVPTHRVSVMPKKNEGES
- the spoIIIAF gene encoding stage III sporulation protein AF, which codes for MAFVTEWVANIIMLVLFAAILELLLPNSSLQRYVKLVVGLMVLMVMIQPILSVFHSDPEEWFHAMAEWVDDDYGSHETSLQQKKIDIDDGTRAYISEYMAVLLTRQVSDDLEKKFGVVPASIEVEMNEYTEGEEVLEGVGAVRITLAEPHPNPEGDEDPDNLIVPVEAVVILTGEEEPIEDSHSSGITGSEEIRAFLAETWNIPETLIELEMKGGGSHD
- the spoIIIAE gene encoding stage III sporulation protein AE; translation: MEIRWKKRAASVLFFIFILSVLLPSAAAAEEENSSVMDQEEFMEQQLEQLGIDDIRGYWDDVLQNYGGFLPESYKGSLLEFIQSDKPFSIKEWLFGFLKFLFHEIIVNGKLLGTLILLAIFSMILSQLQQAFEKHSISKVAYAITYMVLLIIALNSFHVAIQFTQQTIEAMSNFMISLLPLLLVLMASTGSVTSVALFHPMIVFLVHTSGLFVQYFVLPLLFMSALLSIVSTMTDHYKVTKLADLLRNIAAGGLGIFLTIFLGVISVQGATAAVADGIAIKTAKFVTGNFVPVVGRMFTDAADTVMGASVLIKNTVGVAGLVLLLLICIFPALKVLSLALIYSFAAAVLQPLGGGPIIASLSIIGKSVLYVFAALSAVCLMFFLSITIMIISGNLSLMMR
- the spoIIIAD gene encoding stage III sporulation protein AD gives rise to the protein MEIIQIVGLGLIATFLALVVKEHKPVFAFLLTVFTGILIFIFLAGKISTIITMLEELAENASINMVYVQTILKIIGIAYIAEFGAQIAKDAGQGAMASKIELAGKVLIMIMAIPIISVIIETVIGLLPA
- the spoIIIAC gene encoding stage III sporulation protein AC; translated protein: MSYDISLIFQIAGVGIVVAMMHTVLKQMGKEDMAQWVTLIAFVVVLFLVASVVDDLFQTIRSVFLFQG
- the spoIIIAB gene encoding stage III sporulation protein SpoIIIAB — its product is MKLIGIVFIVLASTAIGWEWARRLRLRTKQLKDIRVALEALETEMVYGLTPLEEACRRVASQVREPVGTLFRTFADDLNKEDKLAPEVWADTLAKVKRLLEFKQGEWDVLAQFGRTLGRQDLDNQRKHLRLALVYLEQQENDARENQKKHESMYKSLGFLCGILLALIMI
- the spoIIIAA gene encoding stage III sporulation protein AA, with translation MKEVFDVLPGTLKDLVTAIPEQVRKKIEEIRIRIGRPLEILTAEGSWLLPYGSTCPYVVTAEDGAFVMSYLSGHSVYRLEEELKRGYITIPGGHRVGLAGRVVTEKGMVKGIRDIGSFNIRIARQSKGAALPYLGRLAVNGSWVHTLITGPPKTGKTTLLRDIARIASQGLPERNLAPQTVGIVDERSELAGCVMGVPQHEFGNRVDILDRCPKAEGMMMLIRSMSPDIIVVDELGRPEDAEAVMEAVHAGVTVIASVHGSDVQDVKGRPTLRALFEQKAFVQYIELTKFSRTDRGSIQQKRPADPRELKVRMK
- a CDS encoding YqhV family protein; this translates as MKGWITGLETAVVVMVLLRVFSGLTELTVAALIMKFNSVEKALVLNAILAVVGPAVLILSVTIGVYALADSLSFWKIAVIFTGVLLILIGVKS
- the efp gene encoding elongation factor P, which gives rise to MISVNDFKTGLTIEVDNGIWQVIDFQHVKPGKGAAFVRSKLRNLRNGSIQERTFRAGEKVGKAHMENHKMQYLYASAGTHTFMDTSSYEQLELPEERIKNQLNYLKENMEVQIMIYQGETIGVDVPLSVELEVTETEPGIKGDTASGGTKPATLETGLTVQVPFFINQGDVLVIDTREGKYVSRA
- a CDS encoding M24 family metallopeptidase — translated: MSRLEKLRAVFAEKEIDGILIMSPTNRRYMTGFTGSAGAAVISDAGAVFITDFRYVEQAGEQAEGFHVVQHTKPLHEEVAAQAEALGIKRLGFEKDHMTYGTFDTYNNVINGELVPVSGMVEKLRMIKDENELQTIREAVEIADAAFSHIQSYIRPGVREIDVSNELEFFMRKRGAVSSSFDIIVASGYRSALPHGVASEKKIERGELVTLDFGAYYKGYCSDITRTVAVGEVSDELKKIYDTVLQAQLKGMEGLKAGITGIQADALTRDYIKEQGYGEYFGHSTGHGMGMEVHEGPGLSFKSDLVLKPGMVVTVEPGIYVAGTGGTRIEDDAVVTDNGNECLSKSTKELLVLGE
- the aroQ gene encoding type II 3-dehydroquinate dehydratase; its protein translation is MKIYLLNGPNMNRLGMREPDVYGAKTLSDLEKELAAFAGEYGIDLVAKQSNHEGDLIDWIHEADQKAEGIVINPGAFTHYSYAIRDAIAAVRVPAVEVHISNVHQREPFRHVSVTAAVCAGQITGFGFEGYKLALHYFKGGDPDVQT
- a CDS encoding YqhR family membrane protein, producing the protein MSNGKQEQNNTEEALSYHATVAVIGFFGGVFWSALAYVAYVFSFTRVGPSMILLPWALPDWKNGWLGQLIGILAIGIISIGVAFIYRIVFVKINKMWPGAVFGFVLWAIVFGAFNPMFPGVDPLTRMDVNTLITTLCLYVLYGAFIGYSVAYEYDERLRAEGESIQS